Below is a window of Halobaculum lipolyticum DNA.
TCTGGTACCCCTGTGCGGTGTCGATGCAGTCGTACCCCGCCTCGACGGCGGTGGCGACGCTCTCGACGCACTGCGGGCCGGTGAGCTTGTACGTCCCGAGACCGAAGCGGGTGAACTCGGACATACCCGTCAGGTTCCGTGCGGCGACCCTCAAACCGTCGGTGTCGGCGTGGCGGACCCCCGCGACGCTCGCCGGACCGCGGGCCACGCCGTCGAGCGGCGCGGCCGAGCCGCCCCGATTCTCACGCTCCGAGAGTCGGGAGCGCCGTGAATGCGGTCCCACAAAAACGTTCGTGCCAACTCTTAACATGGTATCCGGTCACTCACCACCTGTACAGCATGTTCGAACGGTTCTCACACGGCTACTACCTGGGCGAGATGTACGTCCAGCCGAGGAGCGACGACGCGGCGGCGATCAAGCGGGCGGACCACGAGCGGGTGAACGAACAGCTCTACGGCGACGAGTCGGGTATCGCCCGGCTCGACAACCCCCTCGTGATGAAGGTCGGCACACAGCACTTCCCGGTCGTCGGCGACGACGACGTGCCGACGGGCACCCTCGCGCTCCCGGAGGCGGCGGTGCCGGAGGACCTCAAACTCCGGCTCCCGGGGCGCAGCGAGGTGTTCCTCGCGAACGCCGAGCGCGCGGGCGACCTCCTCCGGTTCACCGGCTGGGAGGGCGACACCGGCGACCCCGCCGAGTACGCGTAGGGGCGAGTACGCGTCGGCGAGGGGTCCGCGTCGCCCCCGCGGTCGCCGGCGGAACACGGGACGGTTTTTCACCCCCGGGACCGCCGGGTGGGGTATGCTCGACAGACTCCTCGGCCGCGCCCACCTGAAGGAGCGCATCGCCGAGTTGGAGGCGGAACGCGACGACGCGGTCGCGCGGATGGAGGCCGAGGAGGAGCGCCGCGGCGAGGCCGCCCGCAAGCGGCAGGCGGCGGAGAAGCGCGTCAACGAGTTGGAGACGCGGATCACGGAGCTGGAGAACCGGCTGGGACGGGCGGAGGCGACCGGGGAGGCGACCGTCGAGTTCCGCGGGATGGAGACGCTCCGGCCGAAGCGCCGCGACGAGGTGCTCGCGCGCCTGCGGAGCGTGGAGACGGGCCGGGAGGGGGCGCTGTCGGCGTTCGTCGCCGACGACGGCGACGTGCCGGAGCCGGTCCGCGACGCCCTCGGCGACCGCGCGCCGCTGGTGCGTCGCGCCGCGCCGACGCTGGTGTACCGCGACGACGCCGGGCTGGTGTCGTGTGCGCTGGAGCCGGCGCTGGACCCGGCGCCGTTCGAGGAGTGGGCGGACTCGTTCCGCGTGGAGGCGTCGTGGTTCCGGCCGACCGGCCGGTTCGCGTTCGGGCTCGTTCGCTCGGACACGTTCGCCGTCGGCGTGTACGAGGACGACGAGCGCGTGTCGCTGGAGACGGTGCGGACGGACGTGATGGACGAACACGACAAGGGCGGCTTCTCGCAGGCGCGCTACGAGCGTCTGCGCGAGGAACAGATCGACGAGCACCTCGACGACTGCCGGGAGGTGCTGGAGGAGTTGCCGACGGACCTCGACCGCGTGGTGCTGGTGGGGGAGCGCGGCGTCGTGAAGCGGGTGGCGGCGTTCGCCGACCACACGGCCGGCAGCGACGCGACCGGGAAGCCGGTACGGGCGTTGGACGACGCGTTCGACGACTTCTGGACGGCGAAATTGCGCTTACTCTGACGGCGACGATCCTCCCGATGCTGCCTCCCACTCCACGTCGAACGCCAGCGTCTCACGGTCGGCGGTCGCGGCCTCGTACTCCGTCCGCGTAATGGTGAACCGGTGCTGGTCCGTGACCTCACCCGACGGGCGCGCGGAGTGCTGTCGGAGGAGTCCCTCGTGGCGACCGCCGTACCGGTCCACGTTCTTCTCGATCATGCGCCGGGACGGTTCGTTGTCGGCCGCACACGTCGAGTAGAACGCGTCGAGGTCGTACCGCTCGAACGCGAGTTCGACGAACGCCGACGCGCGTTCGAGACCGTACTCTCGCCCCCAGTACGACTCGGCGAGCACGATTCCGGTTCCCGCCCGCCGCTCCTCCCACTCCGGTCCGAACGCGGTCACGCCGACGATCTCGCCGGCCGCCTCGGTCGACCGGAGCAGGTAGCGGGCCGTCTCGCGGTTCCGGCGCTGTTCGGCGGCGCGGTCGAGCAACGCCGCGACCTGGTCGACGCGGTCGAATCGGAACCACGGCATGTGGTCGGTCGCCGCCCCGCGCCAGTCGTCGCGGCTGACGAACTCGTAGAGGGCGAACGGGTCGGTCGCCTCGGGGGTGAGCGGCTCGAAGCGGAGGCGCTCGGTCTCGATCCGGCGGGGGAAGAACGCGCGTGTCACGGGAGGGCAGACTACCGGGAGATCTGACAAAAACGGTCCGGTGACTCCCTCCTCCGCCCTCAACAGCTACAGTAGTACTCGCGGTCGGTGAACTCCCCGGTGA
It encodes the following:
- a CDS encoding Vms1/Ankzf1 family peptidyl-tRNA hydrolase; its protein translation is MLDRLLGRAHLKERIAELEAERDDAVARMEAEEERRGEAARKRQAAEKRVNELETRITELENRLGRAEATGEATVEFRGMETLRPKRRDEVLARLRSVETGREGALSAFVADDGDVPEPVRDALGDRAPLVRRAAPTLVYRDDAGLVSCALEPALDPAPFEEWADSFRVEASWFRPTGRFAFGLVRSDTFAVGVYEDDERVSLETVRTDVMDEHDKGGFSQARYERLREEQIDEHLDDCREVLEELPTDLDRVVLVGERGVVKRVAAFADHTAGSDATGKPVRALDDAFDDFWTAKLRLL
- a CDS encoding DUF5802 family protein, whose protein sequence is MFERFSHGYYLGEMYVQPRSDDAAAIKRADHERVNEQLYGDESGIARLDNPLVMKVGTQHFPVVGDDDVPTGTLALPEAAVPEDLKLRLPGRSEVFLANAERAGDLLRFTGWEGDTGDPAEYA
- a CDS encoding GNAT family N-acetyltransferase gives rise to the protein MTRAFFPRRIETERLRFEPLTPEATDPFALYEFVSRDDWRGAATDHMPWFRFDRVDQVAALLDRAAEQRRNRETARYLLRSTEAAGEIVGVTAFGPEWEERRAGTGIVLAESYWGREYGLERASAFVELAFERYDLDAFYSTCAADNEPSRRMIEKNVDRYGGRHEGLLRQHSARPSGEVTDQHRFTITRTEYEAATADRETLAFDVEWEAASGGSSPSE